Genomic window (Zingiber officinale cultivar Zhangliang chromosome 2B, Zo_v1.1, whole genome shotgun sequence):
AGatagtattattttcaaaattaattattaaaaatagttttcaagtCCTAAAAATCTTGCTAATTTTTCTCACTATCCAAAGTACAAAgataactttttgaaaaatcaagtttttcaaaattaatctaaaaaaaaataatttttatattatatttttggataaaaattattatataataatcaaaaaaatttaaaaaaattttactctTACATAAAACATAACTCATtattatagaaaaataaaaaatttgaaaaataaattttataacaatttttaatcatttaaagTTCATTTTTCAAaagaagaaatttaaaaaattgtacagaggtaaacaaaaattaaaaaatatttctgtTGGTCGATTAAATCATCATGTAACACAGTAAAAATTTCAACTTAAAATATGAACAATAACTGAATGAAACAATTAAATTCTTAAACAATGTTAAAATTACACTAAATTTACATTTTagcatgtttaaaaaattaatagaattAGATTAAGCCTGATTTGGAAACTCAAAATAAGTTTATGTTTATTAGATTTACATAAGAATTTTTTGGAATAAATTTTCTATCTATTTTTATAATTAGACTCTTATGATTCCTAATATACTAGTTAAGTCATTTATTTGAAATTTGGAATAGTAGAATTTGAACctgcataatttttaaaaatttgtattTATCCtttcaattttatatttttattttaaatgctATTGAATtcttctagtggacatgctttagttaaatttaactttaactccttggtttctatttttaaattcatACATTTATTTTGCAGTTTACATAAATTTCTAGATAGTATTTGAATAGCAATTTAAAGCTGGTTGGGAGGTAAGAGTCATACCTCACTTATTGTGTCGGACTCATCATTCGAAGTTCCATCTTCATCGATACTCTTAATGCTCATCTCGGATGAAGTCTCATCGTCTTCTtcatcttggtgacttgccattagcACAAGTCCGGCGTATTGCTCCGTCTCAGATTAGGATGAAGTCTAGTCCCAAGTCGCCTTTAGATTTTTTTGTTTCATCTGTCTTCGCCCTTTGTCTTTGTGACTTTGTCTTTTTCCTTGGTTTTCAGTTTCAGGCAAGTTGTCTTTAACGTGTCCTTCTTCTTAATAGTTATAGCACCAAATCTTTTGTTTACTTTGTAAAAGCTTTTTAACCCGCGACttgttaaacttgttagatttaaagaaattactaaacttccttaccataaaGGTTGTTTCATTTTCGTCGAGTGATGTGTCGAAATCCAGTTTGTCTTTCTGGTTAGCTTTCAGTGCTACATTTTGGCTTagctccttttccctttttagacATGTGCATCTCGATTCATGTAATTCGAAagtggaaaataaattttctaatatacttacctcgagatctttGGAGATGTAGAAATAGTCTACTATAGACGTCCACTCTAGTGTTCTCGGAAAAGTATTTaaataccttagcgaatctcggtttgttaccatttctctAAGATTCATGAGTCTagtgatcaactccttgatttTTGTGTGTAGATGAGTGACTGTTtcagttgacggttagtccttctgaagcgtccagactctgataccaattgaagatCCCATGTAAACAAGCAGAGGGTGAATTACTTGCAACAAAAGATAACACCTTTCTTAATCTTTGGACTTTAGTTAGCACAtgctaattaaaaattaatagccTAAAAAGAAAAAGGGACACTAAGAATACTTAGTTTACAATCAGGAAGGTTGCTAATTTAAGGCAATTGAATGCACACTATCAAGCTCTTTCTTTGACAGAGTCGGAGATGAAGTAGCCCCTTACAATGTTTAAGAACAAGTagaattaaaacatgaattcaGAAATGTAAGTATAGTGTATTGTTTTAAACTTTGAGAACCAGAGCTTTATTTATAGCTCACTGGTCAAACTAGTCATTTGCTGACGTGGCaactcccgggcgcctggacgtGGTCATCTCGATCCACTCTATAACGATTTTTTGTCACGAAGTTATCactgtccgggcgcctggaccgatCCGAGCGCTTGGAGTCTTGCTGATGTAGAGTACTCTAAATCTGATCCTCGCTGCAACAGCTCGACGAGGTGCCCAAGCTTGTTCGAGCACCTGGACCTAGTACGAGCGCTGGACAAGTTAGTTTCGTGTTGATTTGTCTAGCAGCTTCTCCGATCGCTTAGGTTATTCTCCGGGCATCCAGAGTTgaactcacctgaacccaactctagcattctcctcgagtagccttcctctctagcttcttgtccctcagaagtGTCATGTGCATCTTTCTCATTCGCCTatgtactcttccacagattCTCGAATGCACCAAGCTCGTCGACTCGCTTCCCCTATCATCCTTCTTATCTATTGTGTCTTCCACTAGACTTCTTGTGTTTTTAagtccctacacacttagacacaagacatcaattAATATAAAGTCTAACTTAAcccagttgatcacatcaaaattcacTCGGGATACTTACACAAAGTACCGGTCAAACCTATGAGACtgagctccccacttctcatatgTTAGTCTTTCATCATATGGTCGGTCGATTGCAAGGTTGGTTGGACTGCCTCTAAGAGACAACATTGTTAGAAAATCGTAACAGTCTGTTAGATAATAACAACTATACGTCAAAGAATATTCCACTATTATAACATATATCTACAATGAAACCTTCCTCCGAGAGTGATCATACCCCTTCCATTACTTGATGTTACCTGACATATTTTGACTCAAACATTCTAAGCCGCTTCATTATTGCGGAGGATATGAAAGACAGTTCAGTTCATATACAAGTAATGTAACCTTCCTTGAAGGGTAACTGTATATCTTTCATTATTCGACATATTCTGATACTAGATATTTTTTAACGCCTCATTATATGGACATACACATATACGCTATTATTCATCTTTTTCTCCATTTTTGGCCATTATTCTGACTTGAATGTCGAAGTATCTGTGTTAAGGATCCCCTTTTTTATTCTTGCTCTAACACCCTAGTTTCTCTATCTGTGGCATGCATAAGTTCGTCCTCATCAgccaagtcttcttcttctcgtaGTTAACACCGAAGCCACGCGCCTTGCCATTGCACCATCTTCTATGTTTTCAGATAGGATCAGTGCAGTAAATTATTGGTAAGTTTATAGTTGACCGTCAAGTTAGTTAGGagatgaaaatgatttttttcaaAGACATGTATCCACCAAAAATTAATCTTTTCTttgtataataaatttattatcccCTAACCAACTTAACATATATGGAGACATCTAATTCTTCATCCAACCTCATAAATGCCGTTTGGTCTTCCTGTAAATATCGTTTTGTCTCTAGTTTTTGACTAACTTCTCATTCTTTTTCAATTTACGTTATTATTCCTTTATagatatttgatttttcatttcttcttcttagacaaaacttataaaaatttcaaaataaattacaGTTTTAAACCTTATAATTTATAGGGTTGTAAATGATCTAAGTCGAGCCAACCTTAATTAATTATCTTCGTGATTTCTGTTATTTTCTAATTGAGCTTGTTAAGGAGGTAAATACAATTACAATTGTATTTGTTAAGGAGGCCAGTTAAGGAGGTAAATACAATTGTCAATTTGTAAGTGTGATTTTAAACTATTTGGCAATTACAATTATTAACAATGATATTTACGTTCTCGTCAACCTTAAATAAAGTCGCTTTTCTTTTATAGTCTTCAAGTCTCTTCCTAAATTTATCGACTAATTCTTTACTATTCGACTGTTGTCAcataattaagtaattaaataGTTGAGTATATTACATCTCAATAAAGAGGGCCAATTACTTGTCCGAGCTCGCCCAAGTGCCTGAAGATTCTATCACCAGTTATGGTACATAATAGAAGCTACCAAACAACCTGCAGGAAGCGAGGGAATTAATTCTTCGTTGTTGTTGCCAAACTCAATAGTACTGTCAATACGATTCATCACCTTCTTGACAAAAATAGAACACATGCAAATTATTTCCAGCTCATTAAAAAGAGTGAATCTTTTAACAGATGcttatttcattaaaaaaaaaatggtggAGCACCGACAAACAAGTCACTTCGTACGGAGGGGAAGCAGTTGGAAGGCGTTAATTTGTCCTCCACTCGCACCGCAATGTCCCGCATGCATTCCTTGAGCATGCACATGCTTATTGCTAATCTTCAACACTGTCTTCtctttttccctttttcctttttttatttctgttttttttttggaatttgttTTTGAAATCTAATAAATTATTAATCGAGTTCTTCTGATTTGGAGTATTTAACCTGGGGGATATCAAAAGAAGAACAAAGTAGCACtgcattttgttttgttttttttgaagACATTTCTATACATAAAGATCATCATCATCAAACCAAGTTACACTCCAAAACCCAAAggcaaaaaaaatcaaaaagggaAGACAATAAGAAAAAAAGGCATACAAATGCACCCCATAAAGCGCATGCACATCTCTGTGATCGTGCATGAGGTGATGATGTGCCCAAAATGGAGGACCTAAAAAAACCAACCTCCCTGATCTCCCTCactctcttctcttaattttGTTAATGAACATGAATTGAAAAGGAGACAAACTCGATCGCAAGGATTTATAAGAAGaagattttagatttttttttgttaggAGAATAAGAAGCAGTTGTGGTATGATGCTGCCCTCCGGTCTGTTTGAATCAGAGCCAGAGAGCGCCGGCTTCCTTGAGGAGGGGGACGAGGGTGCCGTTGATGTGAGCTGCCATTACCCTGTCCATGGCGCCCACGAGCTTTCCGCCTATGAAGACGACAGGGACGGCCGGGGCGGAGCCGGCGCCGAGCAGCCGCGAGAGCGCGCGCTCCATCTCCTTACCGCGCGGGTCCTCGTCCAGCTCCACCACCGTGGGGCTGACGCCCATGCCGCAGAAGAGCCGTTTCACGGCGTGGCACATGCAGCAGCTGCTCACGCTGAAGATTACCACCGCGCTCTCCGACGCCAGCCTCTCCACCCGCTCCAGCGCGTCCATCGTCGCTCCCCTCCCCGCCGTCACGTACCCCCACGCCTCCGCCGCCGCAGCCTGATACTGCATTTTCTGTCGATCTCACGCAGAAACCCCCGCTCGGTGCAACAGTTGTCGATGGAGAGGAGTTGTTTGCTTTGCTCTGCTCTGCTTTGCAGTGAATGTGGGAAGTGGAGTGAGTATTTATAGGAGGAAAGCAGGGGCGAtttgttaataaaaaaaaagacagTTTCAGAGGTCCCATGACCCTGAAACAGTTTCAGGAGTAAACGGGAAGTTCGCCAAAGGAATTAAACCTGTGCTGTGCATCTCAAACTGTGTCAACTTGCACTATTTCATTTCTTTCCTGCCGATCCCACTGTTCCTCTCACTAgcttattaataaaataaatcttTACGTGATAAGCAGAAGGAGCAGAGCATGCTTGTGGTTTTTAGTTAATTGTTATCATCTTTTTCAAGTAAAAGAggcagaagaaaagaaaaagaagaagacgaAAGGAGTGGGTGCAGGCTTTATCAGGAGGATACAGGGATGTCGGGTAAATGCGGCTGTCACCGTCCTTGTTGTCGGGTTGAGAAGTGATCGCCGGTGGGGCGACCTCGGCCGCGGCGGGCCACTTCGACTCGACACCAAAACGGGGGCCGAGAGAAGCAGAACCAGGCGTTTTCTCGTCTGATGAACAGCCTTTCTCTCTCGCTCCCCTCGCCTTCCTGAACAAAATCTGAAATTTTCTTCTCGGCCAATTTTCAAACATGCATTAgctttttgaaagttttacaaaaACCATCCATATTACATTTCTAATTTAACAAATATTTATATAGACCTTACCTAagacttaaaaaaattataatataaggaACTCAGTTTAAAAAATTCTTAACAGAAGAGAAACATttataatagaaaaattaaatatcattgacgatgtttgaaaaaaaaagaagataagttGATTGAGAAGATGATTTTGATGTTGATTATTTAAAGACTCTGATTTAATAAAAGTGATTTTTAAATGGTCTTGCGTGTTATAAGGGGTATCAGTGGTTAGGTCAGGAAAAGGATATCTGACATAAACCTTCCAACACTCAAGTCAATGATCGAGtcgagaagatgaacagtagctatGATTGTATAAAATTAGAAAACATCGCGTATTTTTAATTTGTCTGTAGATAGAGACTCTCTTttataattgatcctgtccgaaatctGAGTTAGATGAAGGTATGGTAAACTGGTGTGGACGTTAGGGGGGGGCAACTGAAACACCTTTCTCGTTTATTCTTCTGAAAAGGGGCTCCCATGTGGTGCTGACGGGCGGTGACGCTTGAGCCGACGATACTTGAGCTCTGCGCACACTTAAACGAGCACACGGGTGTTAAAGggcagaaaccagggaaaaagtccccggagcaggcccttcgacgctcaaatcaggtactttttccctagaaaaACAGCGTACGAAACGAAAAGAAAGTAGAAGATAAGTGCGAATGCacgagagagcgtacctgcgAAAGGGTGAGGTCCTTCCTCTTCTGGAGCCTGACTGATGTCAGCGAATGTCGAGTGTCAGGACTTGTCGGGTGATGAAGGACATGTGACATCCTTTTATAGCctgaaggaaggttccattcgcaggtGATGACAGATCGTTGGAATATTCCCAGACACTTGGCAGttttctctgacaggtggttatgATTCTCTGACCTTGTTATCCTGTAGCACCTCCTTCTTTGACCGGATATGAATAGAGCAGCTCGGGATGATCAGTCGGGCGTACCATCTGGCCCAAACTGTGGGGGTCAGGAGCTATGGATAAATCATCTAAGGGTCAACCGGGAGTTGACCACCCAGGAGTTAGCTTGCTGAGTGCACTTGGCTCCAGTACAATCATGTTGCGAAAACTCGACCAGCCAGATTTCGGCCAAGCATTTCCCCGACTGCCCACCCAGGTGTCCCCGACCTGGAGTTTTGATCTGTGAGAACCCGACCGGGAATTAGGTGGCTGGCGTCGTCACCCGGTTTTACTTCCTATTTCCATGCTTGTGGActgtcatgtccccttgacttctgactaccacgtccccttgacttctgactaacacacccccttaacttctgactaacacgtctccttgacttctgactgtcacacccccttgacttctgactgccacacccccttgacttctgaccgccatgtccccttgacttctgactgtcacctCCCCTTGACTCGGGATTGCCACGCCCTATCAGACCCTGTCATcacgcaccgtatcacaagcctccccccaagtctagtcgaagggggctcaagtccgactgactagactcaggCTCAAGTTTACTTGTTCCACTATTTCATTCTTAAATGCTGCATCTTTTCCTAGCTCCTCGGCTAAGCAACCTGATTAATTACTCAATCAACCTTGAGAGAAGAGCCCAATAAACGCCTTAAAGCCACCTCTTCCCGCCTTCCTCTTTAAAAGGACTGAGTCCTCCCATATCATTGtacttttcttgctttcttcttctgataatGGAATCCACCCTTAACTCTGATGAGGTGTCATCTTTACGCCAGCAACTAGCCCACATG
Coding sequences:
- the LOC122049013 gene encoding glutaredoxin-C3-like — encoded protein: MQYQAAAAEAWGYVTAGRGATMDALERVERLASESAVVIFSVSSCCMCHAVKRLFCGMGVSPTVVELDEDPRGKEMERALSRLLGAGSAPAVPVVFIGGKLVGAMDRVMAAHINGTLVPLLKEAGALWL